The DNA region GGTAAGAAAGAGATTGAGTTCCTCGAGCTGAAACAAGGGAATCGGTCCGTGACAGAATATGCTGCGAAGTTCGTTGAGTTGGCTAAGTTCTACCCACATTTCAATGGAGAAGGTGCTGAATTTTCTAAGTGCATCAAGTTTGAGAATGGATTGCGCTCTGACATCAAGAAGGCTGTTGGATATCAGAAGATTCGTGTCTTCTCTGATTTGGTTGATAGTTGCagaatctttgaagaagatagCAATGCTCATCACAAAGTTGTTACCGATAAGAGAGGCAAGAGTCAACAGAACCGCGGCAAGCCTTATGATGCGGGAAAGGGTAAACAGAGAATTTCTCCAGGTCAGAGGACTAGTGGGGGAGACGCTCCTGCTAAGATTGTGTGTTTCAAATGTGGGCAGCCTGGTCACAGGAGCAATGCGTGCACTACTGCTGAGGTGAAGAGGTGTTTCCGTTGTGGTAAGGCGGGACATGCAGTTTCTGAGTGCAGGCATAAGGAAGCTGTCTTTTTCAATTGTGGTGAAGAAGGACATATAAGTACTCAGTGTGAGAAACCAAAGAAAGCGCTTGGTAGCAAGGTGTTCGCTTTGGCTGGGACTCAGACACCTAGTGAGGACCGACTTATCAGAGGTACATGTTTCATTAATAGTACGCCATTAATCACTATTATTGATACCGGTGCTACTCATTGTTTTATTGCCGCTGCTTGTGTTGAAAGATTGGGTCTGGGGTTGTCTTCTATGAAAGGGGAAATGGTCGTCGAGGTCCCAGCTAAGGGATCGGTGACTACTTCTCGTGTGTGTTTGAGTTGTCCCTTGTCGATCTTCGACAGAGACTTTGTTGTTGATTTGATTTGTTTACCGTTAAGCGGTCTAGATGTGATCTTGGGTATGAATTGGTTAGAGTATAACTACGTTCATATCAATTGTTATAACAAATCCTTGAGGTTTTCTACtgcggaagaggaagaagatggctTGATGACTGGTAAACAGCTAAGGCAATTGATGCAAGACGAAGCGCAGatgttctcgttgttggcgtcGTTATCTATCGAGAATCAAGCTATAATTGATGAGTTGCAAGTGGTGCGAGAATTTCCTGAGGTATTTCCTGATGAAATTCCTGATATACCGCCAGAAAGAGAAGTTGAGTTTACAATTGATCTTGTACCTGGTACCAGACCTGTATCCATGGCACCGTACAGGATGTCTGCATCTGAATTGTCCGAACTGAAGAAGCAATTAGAGGAGTTGCTTGAGAAAAAGTTTATAAGACCAAGTGTATCACCGTGGGGAGCTCCAGTATTGTTagtaaagaagaaagacggaagtaTGAGACTTTGTGTTGATTACAGACAGCTGAATAAAGTGACGATTAAGAACAAGTATCCGCTTCCGAGAATTGAtgacttgatggatcaattagTGGGTGCAAGAGTGTTTTCTAAGATTGATTTGAGGTCAGGATATCATCAGATTAGAGTGAAAGGAGATGATATTCAGAAGACCGCGTTCAGAACTCGGTATGGGCATTACGAGTATTCGGTGATGCCTTTTGGTGTTACTAATGCGCCAGGAGTATTCATGGAGTACATGAACCGTATTTTTCATACATATTTGGATCAGTTTGTGGTAGTATTCATTGATGACATTCTGATTTTCTCTAAATCGGAAAATGAACATGAAGACCACCTAAGGGTTGTGTTGCAAGTTTTGAAAGATAAGAAGTTGTATGTGAAGTTGGTAGATAGGATGATGGGAGTTAATCAGTCGGAGAATGATGAATTCAAGTTAGATACGCAAGGCGTGTTGAGATTCCGAGGTCGGATTTGCGTTCCCGAGGatgaagaaattaagaaaatgatTCTTGAAGAAAGTCATAGAAGTCGTTTGAGCATACATCCGGGAGCTactaagatgtatcaggacttgaaaggCTTGTTTTGGTGGCCTGGTATGAAACGTGATGTGGCACAGTTTGTCTATGCTTGTTTGACTTGCCAGGAGTCGAAGATTGAGCATCAGAAACCTGCAGGGTTGATGCAACCGTTAGAAGtcccagaatggaaatgggatagcatttcgatggacttcgtgacgggaTTACCGAATACCTCGAGAGGacatgattcgatttgggtgattgttgATAGGCTTACAAAGTCGGCACACTTTATTCCTATTAACATCACATATCCAGTTCCCAAGTTGGCGGAAATCTATACTAAGGTAATTGTGAAATTACATGGTGTTCCTTTGTGTATTGTGTCAGatagagatccgaggtttacttCTGATTTTTGGAAGAGTTTGCAAGAAGCGTTGGGATCTAAGTtgaggttgagttcggcgtatcatccgcAGACAGATGGTCAGACCGAGAGGACGATCCAGTCTCTAGAGGATTTGTTAAGAGCATGTGTTCTTGAGCAGGGAGGTTCGTGGGATACTTATCTTccgttgattgagttcacttaTAACAATAGTTACCATTCTAGTATCGGGATGGCCCCTTTTGAGGcgttgtatggtcggaggtgtaGGACTCCGTTGTGTTGGCATGAATCAGGTGAAAGTGTAGTACTTGGACCTGAGATTGTTCGAGAGACTACTGAGAAGGTAAGGTTAGTTCGAGAAAAGATGAAAGCTGCTCAAAGTCGACAGAAAAGTTACCATGACAAAAGGCGGAAAGATTTGGAATTCCAAGCCGGTGACCATGTGTTTTTGAGAGTCACACCTGTGACAGGTGTTGGCCGAGCTCTGAAGTCTAAGAAGCTCACTCCTCGTTTTATTGGTCCGTATCAGATATCGGATAGAGTTGGAAAAGTTGCTTACCGAGTGGCGTTACCGCCAAATCTTGCTAACTTGCACGATGTGTTTCATGTATCACAACTCCGGAAATATATACCCGATCCATCACATGTGATTCGGATGGATGATGTGCAAGTGCGGGACAATCTCACAGTGGAGACGATGCCTGTACGTATTGCAAATCGTGAGTTGAAGAATCTGCGAGGAAGGGAAATTGCATTGGTGAAAGTCGTCTGGTTAGGAGCTGCTGGAGAAAGCATGACCTGGGAGTTAGAGAGTAAGATGCGAGACTCCTATCCCGAGTTGTTTGCACCAGGTAAACTTTTATTTTCGAGGACGATAATACTctaagtgggggagagttgtaacacctGTATTCGATTAATTAATAATCgggtaaattataaattttagtcaggagaaattaatattagaatagtattaattttaataGTATGTAATTAATTAAGAGGGTTTAGTTTTGTGATGGTAATAGTATTAATGGAATTATAATATATTGGAAAAAGGGTAGGATGGAgatttaaaaaggaaaaaaaaagggtttgggaaaaaaggaaagaaagaaggcCGTGCGTGTGAGAGGTAGCaggaggagaaggagagaaAGAGTAGTGTGTGCGTGAAACCTCAGAAAGGGAGGGAGAACGGTTCCGTTTCAAAGATTTTGATCAGGGAACTcggagctgcactcaatccaaaggtaagggtggggttttgagtttctaatgggATTTTGGTGAATGATATGTGGATTTGGGGATGTATAATTGTTGTTGTTAATGATGCTCTGGAAATCTGAAATTGAATCCAATGATTTTGGGGATTCTGGGTGATTGAATGGGGGAGGAAAAATCTGGAATTGGGGTTCACAGATTCTGGATTGAAATCCTGGACTAAATTTCTGGTTTTAATTTCTGGTTTGCCATGGTTTTCtgttttgaatttctgtttTGAGTTTCTGTCTTGAATTTACGATTGTTGTACCTGTGGTCTGGTTGATGGGATTCATGATACATGGATTCTGTGATGCTATCAATGTATGCAATGATTCATAGGAAACTTTGCTAAATGGCTAGGTactatatgatttatgcacagatttgatgatgctgtgctgctgtccaaaattttCTGGGCTGcacagtacacttcgagaccttttttcgcccagttagagtgctcaaatgaagatgtgatcaactaagaaattgtaggactttaagttagctttctaggcatataaaatacatgatttttggttcagtaacgaattcatgagaccgcttttagtggctggtgttcctgctgtttttccagattacggaaattctgattgttttgagggctggacagtacacttcgagacctgttttcgcccagttagagtgctcaaatgaagatgtgatcaactaagaaattgtaggactttaagttagctttctaggcatataaaatacatgatttttggttcagtaacgaattcatgagaccgcttttagtggctggtgttcctgctgtttttccagattacggaaattcttattgttttgaaaatataattagatttagcttacatgttgtatgaaagttaatgtctttatgtgccatgtattagctatgaggattatgcatgtggctgaacacctttagcatgaaatccataatttatttaccatatgtgatagcttcttccatgattgcatgcttaagtgagttgtttcattgatttgttgccaaaattgcctaagatgtcagggtaattgtatagttgataaaaatgcatgtgtgctgaattgtgttgttttaagcgatgttagtgatgtagtgatataggcgcaatgcctcatgttgaagtgatgattatgagatgtatacgtccttttgagtcgcatagcatctgcatactctgtgatggcctgtattggcgatttgtgatgaaggcttatgccttgtgcctccaataattggcaattagtgatgagggctgaagccctgttggtaccacatacatatgcatagtcattgttgtgttcgaattgtatccgagttgatgatgttatttgtgactgtttttagtaactgagctatgTAAATGTAAAAGGAAATGGTGTGGCCTTAATCTAGCATATTAATTTTCATTCTCCTATTTATGttactcgatatctcaccccttctgtttgaatgttacccttgtcggtaacgtgcaggtaaccaggaggagtagtctatagcttttagttcgagttggagtccttgctctgatacgtagcactcgggggggaaatggacgcttgttttcctttctgttataatttgaattaagttgttatttgagaagttgtttctgttttaagttgtgggcaagatactatgttttctttaagttttaaagacattggattcgctgcataactatttgtcaaagtgaactagttcaatgactaattaactgtcacaagagcattaaagtttatttatgagttcatctcaaagtttatgtgctatgtatctgttacaggagcattatgataatgttttaagtgattatgtaatgcctcatgagtgttaaactttttatcactctgatatttgcaatacatatactgtttagaattggggtgttacaaaggacatctgcaacatagataatcttgtccttaggtacccactttctgggtcctttcttattagttaccccagaggttctgatcaccttgggtttctcaacatgatattgtaaaggaatttttgcatgatatttagacatggagaaagttccctttttgagaggggttTTAACAACTTTAGTAGGTACAgattcaggcaatatggtaccagagggaacaaagcattcatataaggatttagctttagacacagtaggctcatttctatcaggtttagaatagccaatgccatgcattccatttctgcttacgccatagatcattgaagccattaaacttctatctacgctcttagctaggaatctttgaaaagacttttcatacttggattcatttttacaatcagaggcatcacaagcaattacttcttctaacttagcaatctggttcttaagcactgagttagaatttaccaaagcatgattatcatt from Lotus japonicus ecotype B-129 chromosome 2, LjGifu_v1.2 includes:
- the LOC130737446 gene encoding uncharacterized protein LOC130737446; translated protein: MAGRNDAAIAAALQAMAQAMQNQPNADENAGSRSLATFQRENPPVFKGKHDPDGALEWLKEIERIFHVMDCTPAQKVRYGTHMLAVEADDWWLEMRDKLEAAGEGITWDVFRREFLRKYYPEDVRGKKEIEFLELKQGNRSVTEYAAKFVELAKFYPHFNGEGAEFSKCIKFENGLRSDIKKAVGYQKIRVFSDLVDSCRIFEEDSNAHHKVVTDKRGKSQQNRGKPYDAGKGKQRISPGQRTSGGDAPAKIVCFKCGQPGHRSNACTTAEVKRCFRCGKAGHAVSECRHKEAVFFNCGEEGHISTQCEKPKKALGSKVFALAGTQTPSEDRLIRGNQEE